The nucleotide window CGTCGTCTTCGCGCGGCTTTTTTAGCGAGCGGACGGCGGCCGGGAACGAACCATGCTAGTGAGTTTCAGCTGACCTGACGCGGCTAGCGTCGGTGCACGTGAAAGAGGGCCGCAAGCCGCGACTCGATGCTCGGTAAACTGCGTTCCAATGCGCCAGGCGATCACGTGCATTCGCCGCTGTCGGTGTGGGCTGCGCCCGGGACAATGCAAGTTGTGCATCGAGCGCCGTCAGGGTTACCGCCGCGCTCGTTCAAGCACGACGCCCGGCGTTTTCCGTGCAATTCAACCATTTAAGGAAACCGTCATGGACAGGAATCGTGTCGAAGGTGCAGCGAAACAGTTCAAGGGTTCCGTGAAGGAAGCGATCGGCAGGCTCACCGGCAACCGGACGACGCAGGTCAAGGGCGCGGCGGAGAAACTGGCCGGCAAGGTGCAGTCGAAAGTCGGCGAGGCCGCCGATGCCGTGCGCAATCGCGTAAGGCGGTAGCAGTATCGACGGAAAGCAGGATAGAGCGCCGGCTCCCGCCGGCGACGGTTTGTTGACCCGGTTCAAAGGAGAATATCGATGAATTCAAACCAGTTCGAAGGTACGGTGAAGGATGCTGCGGGCAAGGTGCAGGGCGCCGTCGGCGGCCTGACCGGAGATGCGGAACTGCAAGCCGAAGGCAAGGTCCGCCAGTTCGCCGGCAAGGCACAGGCGAAATACGGCGAGAGCGTCGATCAGGTTGCCGAAACGACGCGCAACAATCCGATCGGCGCGCTGCTGATCGCGGTCGGCGTTGGATTTCTGCTCGGCAAGCTGATCTGATTACGTCGCGCGCCGCGCCGCCCGGTGCGTCTATTGGGTGCCCGGGCGCCGGCGCGTCATTTCTACCTCGCGTTTTACCCTGCCTCTCATTCCGCGGGCGCCTTGGCTCACCAACGCCCGCATTGTCTGCGATGCCTGTCCGATGTTCCCGGCGCGTTCGAGGTGCCGGATCTCATCGTCTATTCGAGGAAGGTTCATGCTGGGATTCGATGTTCGCACGGCCAGACAGGTCTGGACCGCGCTTCTGATCGGGCTGCTGTTTTTCTGCATCTATATGGCGTCGTCCACCGTGCTGGTGGTGGTGTTCGCGGTCTTCTTCAGTTATCTGATCTATCCGATGGTCGATCTCGTCGAGCGCATCCGGCCGCGTCGTGTGCCGCGGGTGGCGTCGATCGCGCTGGTGTTCGTGGTGGTCGTCGCGTTGATCGCGGTGGTCGGATCGATCTTCGGCGTGCAGTTGCAGGATCAGGCGACGCATCTGCTCGCGCAACTGCCTCAGTTGATGAAGTCCGATGTGCCCAATCGCTTTCCGTTGCCGCATTTTCTTGAGCCGTTGCGCGAGCGGATCGTGGATTTCGTGCGCGGCCAGATCGAGACCGGTTCCGACAAGGCCGTGCCGATGGCGCGCAGTGTCGGCCTCGGCGTGATGCACGCGGCCAGCAATCTGATCTACCTCGTGCTGATTCCGATTCTGAGCTTCCTGTTGATCAAGGAAGGTCCGCGGATGCGCGAAGACTTTCTCGATCTGCTGAACGACCGGCATCGCACGTTGTGGGCGGAGATCGTGACCGATCTGAACGTGCTGTTGTCGAAGTACGTGCGCGCGTTGCTGTTTCTGTCGCTGGCTACGCTGATCTGCTATGGCGTGGCGTTCTCGCTGCTCGGCGTGCCTTACGCGTTTCTGCTGGCGGTGAGCGCGGCCTTGCTGGAATTCGTGCCGTTTGCCGGGCCGCTCGGCGCTGTCGCGATCACGCTGGTGGTGGCCGTGTTCAGCGGCTATCCGCATCTGCTCTGGCTGGTGATTTTTATCGCGCTCTACCGGCTGTTTCAGGACTACGTGCTCAATCCCTATCTGATGAGCGAAGGCGTGGAGATCAGTCCGTTTCTTGTCATCGTCGGCTTGCTCGCCGGCGATCAGTTGGGCGGCGTGGCGGGGATCTTTCTGGCCGTGCCGGTGATTGCGATGCTGAAAATCATCATTGGGCGGGCACGCGTGTTCTATGCGGCTTCGCGCGATGAAGGCGAAGCCGCGCGCCGCGCGTTGACCGGCAAAAATGATTGACGCATTAGTCCGCGCGGCGCCTTGCAAGACAGCGCCGCGCGAGGCGTGCGCTCAACTTTCGCCGATCGCTTCACCGTGCATCATTCCCGGCGCGGGCGCATCGCCTTGCGCGCGGCGCACGCGGGAAACCCAGAACACGCCGGCCAGCGCGACTGCAACCGAGGCCCAGCCGACAGTCTCGTACCCCACGACCTGACCACCCGGCGAGCTGCTGAGCATCAAGCCGCCGATCCACGCGCCGCAGCCCGTGCCCAATGCCTGGAGCGCGCTGTTCGCGCTGAGAAAAGCGCCGCGCCGCGCAGGCTCCGGCACGGTGGTCAGCAGAGCCTGCATCGGCACCATCCGTCCAGACATCAGCACCATGAAGATCGGGAAGAACATCACCAGCGCGTAGAACGGCAGATTCGGCAGATGCGTGACGAACGGCACTGTCACGTTGCAGAGATGGTCGAGTAAGATCGAGTGATGAAAAATGCAAAATCGCTTTACCACGGTCATCGCTTTACGGCGGCGGTCATCAGTTGCGCGGTACGCTGGTATTTAAGGTTTCAGCTCAGTCTGCGTGATATCGAAGAACTGCTGTTCGAGCGCGGGGTTATCGTCAGCTACGAAGCGGTCCGACGCTGGTGCGATAAGTTCGGTGCGAGCTTCGGCCACCGTGTGAAAGCGGCGCGTCGCAGGCCCGGCACCACGTGGCACCTTGACGAAGTATTTGTGACGTTGCGCGCCGAGCCTTACCTGTTGTGGCGCGCCGTCGATCAACACGGTGCCGAACTCGATATCCTGCTTCAGAAGCGACGCGACAAGGCTGCAGCGAAGCGGTTTTTCAAGCGCGTGCTTGCTTCGTGTGCTGAGGTACCGCGCAAGATCGTGACCGACCAGCTGCGCAGCCATCCGGCGGCAAAAGCCGAGATTCCCGAACTTGCTAACGTCAAGCACGTCTTCGTCAAAGCCAGCGCGCGGATCAATAACCGGGCGGAAAACAGTCATCAGCCGACGCGCGAACGCGAGCGACGCATGCGCGGCTTCCGCGATCCTGAACGCACACAGGCTTTCTTATCGAGCTTCGGTCCGATCCGGCAGCACTTTGCGCTCAAGCGACATCTGCTACGCGCCTCACTCTATCGCAAACAGCTCGCCGCACGCTTTGCCACCTGGCATCGTTTCACTGAGGCCACCCAAGATCCGTCCGTTTTCTGAGCGAGCGTTTGTCCTCTCCGCTATTGCGCCGCGAACAATTTAACGTGACAGCGCCGGCCTTGTTAATGCTTCAAGTCTCCGCCGGTGAGATCGGCTCAAGCCGCAGTGCGCCCCAGCCAAGCGGTGCAAATACACGGCCGCCGGCCAGTTCGACCAGTTCCACAAATTTCTCGAGGGTCACGCCCGCGGCAATGTGAACCGGGGCGTTGCTGATGAAATCCTGCGTGCGCAACCATGGCGCGTCGCCTCGATTGATTTCGTTGACGCTGCGCGCGCAACCGTCGTAACCAGCGTCGGGCGGCAGGAGCGGCCCGTCAAACGCGACGGTCAGGATCTGTTGTGCCGCATCTTCGTAAGGCAGACCGGCGTGTTTTTCATAAGGCACGCGCTCCCATCCGTCGCCCCATTGCTGATCGAGCGGCAAACGCGTGAAATAAGCCCACGGCGCACGCACGAAACAGAGCCCGTAAGTGTGGCGGACGCCGTCCAGATCGGTTGTGAGTGCCATTGCGTTATCTCCCTGAGGTGCCAGTGAAGCCAACGCTTCACACGTCGTTGCGGGCGGCAAAAAGGCCGTGTTCCGGCTCTATCTGTTGACTGTCGATACACTGCACGTGCCAGTGGCCGGACATCAGGGTGCGCCCGCGTTCCGCGCACCACTGCGTGCGCCCGGTCTGGCCCTCGAACGGCCCGTCGGCGTCGTTCAGATCGAGTCCTTCGAGTACGCAAACCGGCATCGAGCCGTCCGCGCTGCACACAAGCGTATTGCCGCAATCCACACGCAGTGAGCCCCATTCGGGCAGATCGAGACCAAAATGACCTTCGCGCGACCACTGTCGCGTGTCCTTGTCGAGCCACAAGATTGCGAAGGCCATCGGATGAACACGGTCGAACGTGTCGAGGTGGACAGTGAGGCGCATGTGAATCTCCAGAATTTACGATGGTGTTAAACGAAGCCGGATCGCGGGGTGTTATTCCCGAGGAGGCGGCCTCACTGATTCAATACCCACTGCACTAGCGTATGCGCATCTTCCGCCGACAACGGGCCGCCGCGATCAGCTGGCAATGGCATTGCCATGTCCCCCCAGTGTGCTTTGCCGCCAAGCCGCAGCTTGTGTTCGAGCATGAACTGCGCATTCGGTGCATCTCGGTATCGTTCAGCGATTTGCTGGAACGACGGCGCGAGGAACGGGGCATCGCGCGTATGGCAAAACATACAGTGTTGCTGATCGACCAGAGCAGTCGGTTCCGTCTCGGCGTGCGCAGCAGAGGCAGTCAGCACAAACACGGCGCATGCCGCGAGAGAACTTTGGGATAGGATGTTCACGGCACCCGCTCCTTTGCAAGGGTAATGAGGTTAGTTTAGGGGCGGTTACCTGCTTGCCGTTGACCTCGGTCAACCGGAACGGAAGGTCTGAATTTGACGTAGCGCGCTAAGCTCCTATGCTGGTGACAGACGGGCGTCGCATTGAGCGGGTCGCCCTGAAGTGTGGTGCACGACGCGTAGGTGTGCAGACACGCCGCTGCGGCTCCCTTCCTGCGCGACAGAACGGGCGGTGGTTATGAAGATTTACTTTCCTGAGGAACATCCGGAATATTGCGCGCGCGATCTCGTCGTCGCGTTTCCTGCCGAGGTGGATGGCGCGCGCGTGCAGTGTGCCATCACTGCTGAAGCGCTCGAAGATCATTTCGGCGCCGCGTCACTGCGCGAGGATGATCTGATCACCGCATTTAACTCCAACCGGCATCCGATTGAACACGCAGCGAGAAGACTGTTTAGCGAGATCGGTGCCAAACCGGTACTGATGCACCGCGGCTACTTTCGTTTTTGCGGGTGAATCCATGGAGCGGCGGAGCGCAACGCCTCTTTCGACGCGCCACGCCAGCTTAAAGCCGGGTATTTGCGCTTGAGAGCGTTTGAGGAGATTCGATGCGCGCAATGGTATTCGACGGAAATGAGTCATTGCTGCGTGAACGGGAGATGCCAGATCCTACGCCCGGTCCCGGCCAGATCCTGGTCGATATTCACGCGTGCGGCGTGTGCCGCACCGATCTTCATCTGGTCGACCATGAGCTCAAGCATCCCAGGCTGCCTGTCATCCCTGGCCACGAAATCGTCGGCACCGTAGCCGGGCTCGGCGCGGGCGTAACGGGGTTCGCCGTCGGCGACCGGGTGGGGGTGCCATGGGTCGGCTACACGTGCGGGCACTGCCGCTACTGCCTGTCGTCGCGGGAAAATCTCTGCGACGAACCCGGCTTCACGGGCTATACGATTGACGGCGGTTACGCCGAGCGCACCGTCGCCGACAGCCGCTACTGCTTTCATCTGCCAGAGCAGTACACGGACATCGCGGCGGCGCCGCTGCTATGCGCCGGTCTCATCGGCTATCGCACTTTGAGCATGGCGGGCGACGCGCAACGGATTGGCATTTACGGTTTCGGTGCCGCCGCGCATATCGTCGCGCAGGTTGCGCGTCATCAGCAGCGCACGGTGTATGCGTTTACGCGCTCCGGCGATCAAGCAGCGCGCCAACTCGCGCTGCGTCGCGGTGCGGCGTGGGTCGGCGGCAGCGACGAGGCGCCGCCTGACGAACTCGATGCGGCGTTGCTTTTCGCACCGGTCGGCGCGCTCGTTCCGCAAGCGTTGCAAGCGATCGCGAAAGGTGGTGTGGTGGTTTGCGGCGGGATTCACATGAGCGATATTCCGTCGTTCCCTTACGCGTTTCTTTGGGGTGAGCGGCGCGTGGTGTCGGTGGCAAATCTGACGCGCGATGACGGGCTTGCCTTTATGCGGATCGCGGCTGAGACGCGTCTCACGATTGAAACGACGAGTTATCCGCTGGCGGAGGCCAATCGGGCGCTGAGCGATCTGCGCGATGGCAGGCTGACAGGTGCGGCGGTGCTCGTCATCCGATAGCGTGGTGAGTCTCGATCGTTGGACTCGTTCCACGATGGCGACGTTGAGCGCCGCGAGCCGAAATGCGAACCGATCCCGGCTTTAAATCCTCACCAGGCCTTCGTGATCTAGAATGCGGATGTCCTTGCCGCGTGCATCGAGCAATCCGTCGCGCTGGAATTTGGAGAGCATCCGGCTTACCGTTTCGAGCTTGATTCCCAGGTAGCTGCCAATTTCCTCGCGTGTCATGCGCAGATGAAATTCGGCCGGAGAATACCCGCGCATTCTCAGGCGGTCCGACAGATTCAGCAGGAACGTTGCGACCCGCTCTTCGGCGGACATGGTACCGAGCAACATCATCTGTGACGACTCGCGCACTATCTCGCCGCCCATCATCCGATGCACGTGTTGCTGGACGACTTTGACTTCGCGGCACATGGTTTCGAGCAGATGGAACGGGATAATGCAAACCTTGCTGTCCTCGAGCGCCACGGCATCGCAGCTATGGTAGCCTGAGCCGACGCCATCCAGGCCCAGCGAGTCGCCGGCGAGATGAAAGCCGGTAACCTGTTCGCGGCCGTCGCGATGCACGACGACGGTCTTGAACGAGCCGGCGCGCACCGCATAGATGCTCTGGAACGAGTCGTTCGCGCGATAGATCGTTTCGCCCTGTTTGATGGTCCGGGACGGGCAGACGAGCGATTCGAGTCTTTGCAAGTCCTCGGTTGTCAGTCCTTGCGGCATGCAGATGGAGCGCATTGTGCAGGTCGTGCAGCGCAATGCGTCCTTGCGCGGCGCGCGCACGCTTGCCGGCATTTGCCCGGCAGTCGGCGATGCTTGCGTACAGGCAAGCGCGGGCGAAATGACGGAGTAGGCGGTGACGTCAGACATGATGTGCTCCTGGTTGAAAAAGGGCGCGAGTGCGATGTTCGCCGGCGAGCCGCTGGATCGTGTTTCGCGCGAGATCGAACTCGCCGGTCTTGTCGAAGAAGTAGTGCGCACCACCCGTCAGACATGCGTGCCGGAACCAGGCACCGGAATGATTCGTCAGCACCATGACAATCACATGCGGCATTTTTCGTGCAAGCAACCTGAGCAACTCCATGCCAGTGCCGCCGCTCAGATGCAGCTCCGTCACGACGAGATCAGCCACGCGCGTGTCGATGCCCGCGAATGCCGCACCGGGTTCTTCAGCTTCGCCGACGATCTCTACCCCGTCGAGCGCGCCGAACAGTGCGGCCAAACGGCGGCGCACTGACACTGCATCGTCGACAAGAAAAACACGCAGGTCGGGGAGATTGGGGCTCGAGTTCATGGCTCGAAGTATCGGCCGCGCTGTCTCAAAATAGAATCGGCATGGAATGATCTTCGAGTAGGAGAGTGTGAAGGTCTGTAGGGCGTTTCCTACACGAACGTGATGTGGATCAGAACGATCGTGGCTGCGCTGCGTGCTGCTTGCGCGGCAGGTCGGAGCGCGGAGGCGGCTACCAGATCCTTACTGGTCGCCCGGAAGTGGGAGGCTGCGAAGGCGTTCAGATGTTGTCTTCTTCGTCATTCACCAGTTTGTGACGCATCGCATAGCGCACCAATGCCGCCTCGTGTGGCATCTGCATTTTTTCGAGGATGCGCGTCTTGTACGTGCTGACGGTCTTGCTGCTCACACACAGTTCGGCCGCGATCTCGGTGATGGTCTGACCCGCGGCAATGCGCTTCAGGACGTCGAATTCCCGGTCGGACAAACGCTGATGCGGCAGCACATCAGCCGGCTCGTTGAGGCTTTGTGCGAATCGCTCGGCCATCGCAAGGCTCACATACACGCCACCCGCGGCGACCTTTGTGACGGCCGACACCAGCTCGGCGCTCGCGCTTTCTTTCGTCAGGTAACCTGACGCGCCGGCCTTGAACGCGCGCACCGCGTATTGCTGCTCGGCGTGCATGGTCAGCACGAGGATGCGCAGCGCGGGCTTTTCTTCCTTGATCTGTTTGATCAGCTCGACGCCGTTGCGGCCGGGCATCGACAGGTCTAGCACGAGCACGTCGGCGACTCGCTCGCGGATCAGCGCGACGGTGCTGACGCTATCGTTCGCTTCGCCGACCACTTCGAAGCCGCTCGTGCTCTGGAGAATATGACGCAGACCGTCGCGCACCAGCGCATGGTCGTCGGCGATCAGCACGCGGGTCATGTGTGCATCTCCTGCATTTGTGCGGTCTGCGCCGGAATGGTGACGGTCAACACAAAGCCTTTGCCGTGCGCGGTATGAATGTCGACCGCGCCACCGAGCATGTGCGCGCGTTCGCGAACGCCGAGCAAGCCAAAAGACTTGGCCGCCGGCTCGTCCGTTCGATGCGCGCCCTGGCCATTGTCGGCGATGCTCAACACGAAGGTCTGATTCTTTGCGCACAGGCTGAGCGTGACCACCGTGGCGTCGGCATGGCGTACAACGTTCGTCAGCGCTTCCTG belongs to Paraburkholderia aromaticivorans and includes:
- a CDS encoding CsbD family protein, with the protein product MDRNRVEGAAKQFKGSVKEAIGRLTGNRTTQVKGAAEKLAGKVQSKVGEAADAVRNRVRR
- a CDS encoding CsbD family protein, with product MNSNQFEGTVKDAAGKVQGAVGGLTGDAELQAEGKVRQFAGKAQAKYGESVDQVAETTRNNPIGALLIAVGVGFLLGKLI
- a CDS encoding AI-2E family transporter produces the protein MLGFDVRTARQVWTALLIGLLFFCIYMASSTVLVVVFAVFFSYLIYPMVDLVERIRPRRVPRVASIALVFVVVVALIAVVGSIFGVQLQDQATHLLAQLPQLMKSDVPNRFPLPHFLEPLRERIVDFVRGQIETGSDKAVPMARSVGLGVMHAASNLIYLVLIPILSFLLIKEGPRMREDFLDLLNDRHRTLWAEIVTDLNVLLSKYVRALLFLSLATLICYGVAFSLLGVPYAFLLAVSAALLEFVPFAGPLGAVAITLVVAVFSGYPHLLWLVIFIALYRLFQDYVLNPYLMSEGVEISPFLVIVGLLAGDQLGGVAGIFLAVPVIAMLKIIIGRARVFYAASRDEGEAARRALTGKND
- a CDS encoding IS6 family transposase; translated protein: MKNAKSLYHGHRFTAAVISCAVRWYLRFQLSLRDIEELLFERGVIVSYEAVRRWCDKFGASFGHRVKAARRRPGTTWHLDEVFVTLRAEPYLLWRAVDQHGAELDILLQKRRDKAAAKRFFKRVLASCAEVPRKIVTDQLRSHPAAKAEIPELANVKHVFVKASARINNRAENSHQPTRERERRMRGFRDPERTQAFLSSFGPIRQHFALKRHLLRASLYRKQLAARFATWHRFTEATQDPSVF
- a CDS encoding DUF3564 domain-containing protein, whose amino-acid sequence is MRLTVHLDTFDRVHPMAFAILWLDKDTRQWSREGHFGLDLPEWGSLRVDCGNTLVCSADGSMPVCVLEGLDLNDADGPFEGQTGRTQWCAERGRTLMSGHWHVQCIDSQQIEPEHGLFAARNDV
- a CDS encoding c-type cytochrome translates to MNILSQSSLAACAVFVLTASAAHAETEPTALVDQQHCMFCHTRDAPFLAPSFQQIAERYRDAPNAQFMLEHKLRLGGKAHWGDMAMPLPADRGGPLSAEDAHTLVQWVLNQ
- a CDS encoding DUF1488 domain-containing protein encodes the protein MKIYFPEEHPEYCARDLVVAFPAEVDGARVQCAITAEALEDHFGAASLREDDLITAFNSNRHPIEHAARRLFSEIGAKPVLMHRGYFRFCG
- a CDS encoding zinc-dependent alcohol dehydrogenase family protein, whose protein sequence is MRAMVFDGNESLLREREMPDPTPGPGQILVDIHACGVCRTDLHLVDHELKHPRLPVIPGHEIVGTVAGLGAGVTGFAVGDRVGVPWVGYTCGHCRYCLSSRENLCDEPGFTGYTIDGGYAERTVADSRYCFHLPEQYTDIAAAPLLCAGLIGYRTLSMAGDAQRIGIYGFGAAAHIVAQVARHQQRTVYAFTRSGDQAARQLALRRGAAWVGGSDEAPPDELDAALLFAPVGALVPQALQAIAKGGVVVCGGIHMSDIPSFPYAFLWGERRVVSVANLTRDDGLAFMRIAAETRLTIETTSYPLAEANRALSDLRDGRLTGAAVLVIR
- the fnr gene encoding fumarate/nitrate reduction transcriptional regulator Fnr, translated to MSDVTAYSVISPALACTQASPTAGQMPASVRAPRKDALRCTTCTMRSICMPQGLTTEDLQRLESLVCPSRTIKQGETIYRANDSFQSIYAVRAGSFKTVVVHRDGREQVTGFHLAGDSLGLDGVGSGYHSCDAVALEDSKVCIIPFHLLETMCREVKVVQQHVHRMMGGEIVRESSQMMLLGTMSAEERVATFLLNLSDRLRMRGYSPAEFHLRMTREEIGSYLGIKLETVSRMLSKFQRDGLLDARGKDIRILDHEGLVRI
- a CDS encoding response regulator, coding for MNSSPNLPDLRVFLVDDAVSVRRRLAALFGALDGVEIVGEAEEPGAAFAGIDTRVADLVVTELHLSGGTGMELLRLLARKMPHVIVMVLTNHSGAWFRHACLTGGAHYFFDKTGEFDLARNTIQRLAGEHRTRALFQPGAHHV
- a CDS encoding response regulator, producing MTRVLIADDHALVRDGLRHILQSTSGFEVVGEANDSVSTVALIRERVADVLVLDLSMPGRNGVELIKQIKEEKPALRILVLTMHAEQQYAVRAFKAGASGYLTKESASAELVSAVTKVAAGGVYVSLAMAERFAQSLNEPADVLPHQRLSDREFDVLKRIAAGQTITEIAAELCVSSKTVSTYKTRILEKMQMPHEAALVRYAMRHKLVNDEEDNI